The Opitutales bacterium genome segment CCATCCGAAAAATGCCACCTCATACCTCGATGCCGGGGCGAGCCATGTCATCATCACCTCGTGGATGTTCGATGATCAATTTCGGTTTTCCCAAAACAAACTCGATACCCTGGTCAACCGGATAGGCCCTGAGCGTCTCGTCATCGACCTGAGCTGCCGCAGCGCTCAAGACGGCTGGATCGTGGCTATGAACCGATGGCAGACTCCCACTGATCTCCGGCTCAGCCATGATACGCTCGATCAATTAGCTCCCTACTGCGATGAATTCCTTATTCACGCGGCAGATGTAGAAGGTCAATGTGCGGGCATCGACGCAGATTTGGTCAGGTTTTTGGGAGACTGGGGAAAGCTACCGGTCACTTACGCAGGGGGTGCCCAAAGCACAAATGACCTG includes the following:
- the hisA gene encoding phosphoribosylformimino-5-aminoimidazole carboxamide ribotide isomerase encodes the protein MTQFRPCIDLHGGKVKQIVGASLSDDPATLQTNFVSERPSTWFAELYRGDALSGGHVIQLGPGNSEAAIAALEAYPGGLQIGGGIHPKNATSYLDAGASHVIITSWMFDDQFRFSQNKLDTLVNRIGPERLVIDLSCRSAQDGWIVAMNRWQTPTDLRLSHDTLDQLAPYCDEFLIHAADVEGQCAGIDADLVRFLGDWGKLPVTYAGGAQSTNDLKTVAELSENRVHLSIGSALDIFGGSQIRYADCVAWNQSTSK